Proteins encoded by one window of Camelus bactrianus isolate YW-2024 breed Bactrian camel chromosome 9, ASM4877302v1, whole genome shotgun sequence:
- the ETV2 gene encoding LOW QUALITY PROTEIN: ETS translocation variant 2 (The sequence of the model RefSeq protein was modified relative to this genomic sequence to represent the inferred CDS: deleted 1 base in 1 codon), translating to MDLWNWDEASPQEVPLGHRLSGLGRLLGLRQCVWGGYPCGASTDPDGALILLPAEAELDFYFPELALQGDTLTAETDWKGGCGLGPLSAGEEGLPQPNWASALPYPEAPCGAEPAPQALTWSGDWTDLANTSSVPWSPVSQALGPAPLAGSEGAAGQNCATSTGGANSWSRAQVAASSTSWNCSLGPDGPTYWGKGLGGGPRADSTISWGGPAGSDYTTSWDSGLPTDCTTFSKGYQNSALTASSETSQQSDSATSARYPKSNHRGPIQLWQFLLELLHDGARSSCIRWTGNSREFQLCDPKEVARLWGERKRKPGMNYEKLSRGLRYYYRRDIVRKSGRRKYTYRFGGRVPGLAYPDRMGGGQGAATQ from the exons ATGGATTTGTGGAACTGGGATGAAGCATCACCACAGGAAGTGCCCCTGGGGCACAGGCTGTCAGGGCTGGGTAGGCTGCTGGGGCTGAGACAATGTGTGTGGGGAGGGTACCCATGTGGC GCCTCCACCGACCCTGACGGGGCTCTAATCTTATTGCCTGCAGAAGCTGAACTCGACTTCTATTTCCCTGAACTGGCACTCCAAGGGGACACGCTGACAgcagagacagactggaaaggtGGCTGTGGGCTGGGGCCCCTGAGTGCTGGGGAAGAAG GGCTCCCACAGCCGAACTGGGCCTCCGCATTACCGTACCCAGAAGCTCCATGCGGGGCGG AGCCCGCCCCTCAGGCTCTTACGTGGTCGGGAGACTGGACAGACCTGGCGAACACCAGCTCGGTCCCTTGGAGCCCCGTCTCCCAGGCCCTGGGCCCCGCCCCCTTGGCTGGCTCTGAAGGGGCAGCTGGCCAGAACTGCGCCACCTCCACGGGGGGTGCCAACTCTTGGTCGCGAGCCCAGGTCGCCGCCAGCTCCACCAGCTGGAACTGTTCTCTGGGCCCCGACGGCCCCACCTACTGGGGCAAGGGCCTGGGAGGAGGACCGCGCGCCGACTCTACCATTTCGTGGGGCGGGCCCGCGGGCTCGGACTATACCACCTCCTGGGACTCGGGGCTGCCAACGGATTGCACCACCTTTTCGAAAGGGTACCAGAATTCAGCTCTCACAGCATCCTCCGAAACGAGCCAGCAGTCGGACAGCGCGACCTCGGCTCGTTATCCGAAAAGTAACCACAGAG GTCCCATTCAGCTGTGGCAGTTTCTCCTTGAGCTGCTCCACGACGGGGCGCGTAGCAGCTGCATCCGCTGGACCGGCAACAGCCGCGAGTTCCAACTGTGCGATCCCAAAGAG GTGGCGCGGCTGTGGGGCGAGCGCAAGAGGAAGCCCGGCATGAATTACGAGAAGCTGAGCCGAGGCCTTCGCTACTACTACCGGCGTGACATCGTGCGCAAGAGCGGGCGGCGCAAGTACACGTACCGCTTTGGGGGCCGCGTGCCTGGCCTAGCCTATCCTGACCGCATGGGGGGCGGGCAGGGAGCAGCGACCCAATAA